Below is a genomic region from Fusarium oxysporum Fo47 chromosome VIII, complete sequence.
GCAGCCAAGTCTGCCATGGCGCATTGCCTCGGCGACTGTCATGGGCTCAGTTGGCGCATTCTCAAGAGTATTCATGAACGGCTTCAATACCCTCGAGGTTACAGGCCTAGAAGGGCTTCTGGGGGTTCTTGATCGTAGGAAAAGAGAAGGGCGTGAGCGCGGGCTGCTCACTGTATGTAATCATGTAGCAGTGTATGCCATGTCGATTCAACATTACTGTTCATTTGCTAACTATCTGCCATACATATAGACTTGATGATCCTCTTATTTGGGGCATGCTACCAATGCGGTACTTCTTTGACGCAGTCAACATGAGATGGGGTCTTGGGGCGCATGATATATGTTTCAAGAATAAGTAAGTCTTGAGAAGACCATCATATgcgagtgagtgagtgaatATTCAGCTAACAACACAAATAACAGAGCCACATCGACATTCTTCAGTCTTGGTCAGGTTCTGCCCACTCACAGATTATGGTACTCTCCTTATGGTGGTCTATACCAGCCAACCATGGCACAGGCTGTCAAGCTACTATCCGGCCCATCACCAGCTTCATGGTCTACAGCCTCCGACTCTCCTCTCTCTGCAACTCCTGCTTCAACAAgacctcctgcagttcctcaaccgctcttcttctctacCAACGGCGTTGATCAATTTCCAGCGCCATCTGCCTACCCAGCCTATCGAAATGCCTGGGTCCACGTGTTTCCAGAGGCTTGTTGTCACCAAAGTCCGGATAGCGGATTGCGCTACTTCAAATGGGGTGTATCTCGACTGATTCTCGAATCTGATCCGGCTCCAGAGTTCATCCCCATGTTCGTTCATGGTACCCAGCACATTATGGCCGAGGATAGAGGATGGCCCAGATGGGCGCCTCGTTTTGGAAAGACCGTGAAGATAGTGATAGGTGAGCCGACAGATGTTGATCAGCTCTTTGGTCACCAGCGGGCAGCATGGCGCAAGCTTGTTGCGAAAGGTGACCCAGAACTTCTCCGAAATGGCCCAGAGGCTACTGAGTTAAGAATATCGGTGGCCAGGAGAGTAAGAGACGAGGTCGAGAAATTACGAGAAAGCGCAGGGTTCCCTGCAGAAAAGGACGAAGCACCGGCTCTCGCAGAAACATGGGCCAAAGATCCTCTCCGCACAAAATTCAAGAGCCCAGTCGATGGGAGTCTTGTTAACAGACATGGGCCAAGAGAACGCCCATGAGTATAAATTGTCATACATTTCGCTCGTAGAATTATAGACTAAAACAAGGAGGCTCAAACCACCCGAGACTAAGGTATTCATACTCAACATTAGTTGTTGACAGGAATAAAACAATAAATGACGAATCAAGACACCGACACACGCTGCTGTCCCAAGATCCAATATCTCTCCTGTCCTGTCTAATTCATGCTGACCCTTAACTCCATCGTGCTGAGAAATAGTCGTCACGTAATATTCCGgtattttcttcttttggttTGCAGTGAGGCGCTGTTACTGAAACAGCTCGATTCAAAAACGCTGTGATCATGACGCAGGCAAAACTAGAAATCTTGGTCTCCCGCCACTGGGGGTTGGGGCAAGTTCTAATACGCCTCGAAACCTTGAGTGGGAACAGCCTGGGGGTATCCGCGAGCCTGCGCTTGGAGAGCCTGCTGCTGAGGGTGCATCATAAGGTCGTTGAACCAAACGTGCTGAAGGGCATCATGGGCACTGATCCTCAGTTCTGGTCGAAGCTGTAGCATTCGCTGCAGCAGATCGATACCGTTGGGGTCAATCGCCGGGAGGATGTTTCGAAGATCTTGAGTGGCGTACATATGGAATGTAGGTTTGTACTCGGGGAACTGTGTGATACCGGGCCAGGTACGCTCTGTTGGTGTTCCCATGATGCGGAAAATGCGGATGATCTGGTCTTCGTTTGTGGTTCCGGGGAACAGAGGTCGACCGGTAAACATCTCGGCCATGATGCAGCCCGCGGACCAGATATCGATACTGGTGTTGTATGTTCGGCTGCCGAGGAGAACATCGGGGGCGCGGTACCATAGGGTGACGACCTCATTGGAGAAGGTGTTGACGGGGATACCAAAGGCGCGGGCAAGGCCGAAATCGCCGAGCTTCAAAACGCCCTTGCTATTGATGAGCAAGTTCTGGGGCTTGAGATCGCGGTGAAGAACACGATTTTGGTGACAGAAGTCGATGCCCTTGAGGAGCTGGTACATGAAGGACTTGATGGTGGTAGGCTTGAGGGCACCGCGATCGCCATGAGTGTCCATGTACCTCTTAAGATCGCCGTCCATGTACTCGAAGACGAGCATGAGTTTGTTCTCGGTGTGAATAACATCGTGCAGGCCTACAATATTCTCGtgcttgagctccttcatcaacgaaATCTCTCGGATGGCGGTCGACGGTGTTCCCTCTTCGGAGTCGAGGTGGATTTCCTTGAGCGCTACAAGCTCTCCAGTCTGTCTGTTGCGGCCCTTGAAGACGGTGGCGTAGGTACCTTCAccgagcttctcgagctgctGGAACGAGCTGGGGTGTCGCTTTCCGTCCATGTTGAGGGTACGATACGATATCAGTTGGGGGATCTGATGCGGGTAGGGTTTGAAAAGCGAACGAGGATGAGTGGGTATTGGCTGATAATGGCGTGTCACCAATTTCGACTGAGGGACCTGGGACTGCGACTTGGGCGAGGATTGTCGATAATCTGCAGGTGAGAAAGATTATGCGAGGTGAAGGGTTTTGGGCAGTGGCTATTGTTTGCTGCTATTTCTTGATATTTTGGGTTTGTTGATGACTCACAAACACTGCCCTTGACGATAGAGTATGTATTTGGGGGTTCCGCCCTTCAGGTTGGCCtcacttttttttttttggagTCGCACCCTTTGCTTGCGGTGActtttgagatggatggaggGGGGGAAGAAAGGGAATGTCTGTAGGTACCCAAACAGTGGAGGCTGCTGGAAGGGTCTCCTTGCGAGGGAGGGGTTGGAGGGATCGACAGAAGGGGAAGAGAGTCTGGAATTAGTACTTATGAAATCCGATACCTAGTTGGCCATTGAAATACTGAAAACTAAGGTGTTAGTCAGGAGCAGAATAGTTGGTGATATATACTGTATAGTAATATTCTTCACAATTTTTGTTAAATATCTAAAGTATTGATGTTACGAGACTGATCTCAGCCTACGCCTGCCCGTCAAATATGGGTGCTTATAGCGGGTGTCAATCATGCCGCAAGCCCGTCACGGGGGCATGTTAGTGCTATAGATTAAGCCCACGCGCACCCGGTAAAATGGGCCCATGCACCCCCACCTACCGAATATGGCATTCTACCCCATGAATCAATAAGACGACGGGATATTTGTTGAGgctaccttaccttatcATCCAACTGAGTTTGGACTTTAAAACAATCGTCATCGAGCTACACAATCAATCCATCCCGCGTTTCCCGTGTTACTTCTTACCATATTCACTGCTTGCCCCTCGCTGTGTTACGCGTTCGAATGCAAATACATACCTTACATACATTCTTCTGTTCTCCTACGAGGCGCCGTGACATGAACAGAGACAACTTGCCCCTTATCAGAACTGCACCTTAGCACCCCTGTATCCGCCATATAAGCacagcatagcatagcaCGCTGCCTCGGTCCCCTCCAACCACATACAACAATGAGACCTGTCTTGCCTACGAATCATCCTCTTAACACTCGGTCTTCAGACCGGCCTGACAGCTTGGTACGCCCTTCTTCGACTGTGCCTACTGCCTGTTTCATCACCACAGAGGCCGACCTTGACGCTCGCCGAGATCGCTCTCGTCCGCGGTTCCGCCAGCAAAGCGATCGGCGCAAGTGTAGTCGTAACTCTCGCCGGCCTTCAACCCCGCGTCAACTACGTTCGCCTCCTCGTACCGGCCGTAAGCCTGCGTATCCTGCATCGGAGTCAGACGGCTCAGAGGTTTCTTCGGTTGAATCTGTTGTTGAACAAGAGCCCTTGAATTTACCGTCGCAGCCAAGCACTCCCTCTCTGATCGGTCTTTCGCATTCTGGTTCTGTCATGAGCATCTCGTCGCAAAGCTGCTCCCTAGCAGATCCCTCCATCGACGCCCATAGCGATATGATTCACGACGATGTCTCCTTACCCGTAACGGATCTGGCAGATAATCAAGAAAATCAGAGCACGGTTCCTCAGCTTATCATGCCGAGCTTGATGGTTCCACGACGTCGTCCTTTCTCGGAAGTGGGTAAATCTTTGGGCAAGCTAAAGATTATGGTCGCTGGGCAATGTGGCAAGTAAATGAACAGAATACCGATCCGTGACGGTTTTAACAAATTCAACAGGTATTGGGAAAACTTCTCTCATCAAGACTCTGGCAGAACGTTGCGAGCACATCGTTCACATGGATCCGATAGAGAATCGCAGTGCAGTGCATGCTACTGAAACATACGCCAGTTCGCGCCCACAGCCATGGTGGCGATCTGATTCTGAACTCACCGTGACAACACGGAGGCGCATTTCTACCACTGGTGATGTCCTTGATAGGAATGTATGCTTTGTTGAAAGCCCTGGCCACCGACGAGATGCCTCTGTATGTACCTGAACCACCACCTCACATCGTCGCATCCTAACAATGACTCAGGGATCGTGGCGTGATCTTCATTATGTCGAATCTCACTTGACATCTCTGATGAATAAGCCCATGGCTGATTCGGATCTGTTCACTTTGGTCAACTCTGGCGGCGAGCCAGTTGTGGACGCTCTGCTCTACCTTATTCCTCACAGCGGTAAGTTCATCCAGTTTCGCTTAACGACCACGTTTGCTGATGAGTTTCAGGCCTTGTACGAGAGGATGTTGAGTACATTAAACGCGCTCAGCGCATGACTAACGTAATCCCAGTTCTTACTAGAGTTGATGAGCTTGCACCAGAGGAAATCAAGCATATCAAACAGCAAGTTGTGAAGAGTCTGGCTGATAAGGATGTTGATTATTTCTCCTTTGAGGGGCCTGACGACTCAGAGGAGACCAAGTGTGTATATGCCGTTTCTACCGAACCCTGGCCAGACTACGATACCATGGACGCCAGTACCCTTATGGACTCGGAATACATCCCACCGCTTTTGCCTACAGACTTGGGCCGACTCGTCGACCACATCTTTTCTCTGGACGGTAGCGCTCGATTGCGGCACTCTGCAGCGGTGAAATGCATCAAATGGCGACGTGATCACGGAGACAACTTGCTTCAAAATGCATTGTCGAGCGGAGCTTTAGTCTCTCGATCTA
It encodes:
- a CDS encoding lysophosphatidylcholine acyltransferase; this encodes MSDSDPPAQPSLPWRIASATVMGSVGAFSRVFMNGFNTLEVTGLEGLLGVLDRRKREGRERGLLTVCNHVAVLDDPLIWGMLPMRYFFDAVNMRWGLGAHDICFKNKATSTFFSLGQVLPTHRLWYSPYGGLYQPTMAQAVKLLSGPSPASWSTASDSPLSATPASTRPPAVPQPLFFSTNGVDQFPAPSAYPAYRNAWVHVFPEACCHQSPDSGLRYFKWGVSRLILESDPAPEFIPMFVHGTQHIMAEDRGWPRWAPRFGKTVKIVIGEPTDVDQLFGHQRAAWRKLVAKGDPELLRNGPEATELRISVARRVRDEVEKLRESAGFPAEKDEAPALAETWAKDPLRTKFKSPVDGSLVNRHGPRERP
- a CDS encoding Septin-domain-containing protein translates to MRPVLPTNHPLNTRSSDRPDSLVRPSSTVPTACFITTEADLDARRDRSRPRFRQQSDRRKCSRNSRRPSTPRQLRSPPRTGRKPAYPASESDGSEVSSVESVVEQEPLNLPSQPSTPSLIGLSHSGSVMSISSQSCSLADPSIDAHSDMIHDDVSLPVTDLADNQENQSTVPQLIMPSLMVPRRRPFSEVGKSLGKLKIMVAGQCGIGKTSLIKTLAERCEHIVHMDPIENRSAVHATETYASSRPQPWWRSDSELTVTTRRRISTTGDVLDRNVCFVESPGHRRDASGSWRDLHYVESHLTSLMNKPMADSDLFTLVNSGGEPVVDALLYLIPHSGLVREDVEYIKRAQRMTNVIPVLTRVDELAPEEIKHIKQQVVKSLADKDVDYFSFEGPDDSEETKCVYAVSTEPWPDYDTMDASTLMDSEYIPPLLPTDLGRLVDHIFSLDGSARLRHSAAVKCIKWRRDHGDNLLQNALSSGALVSRSIPERAMRLRSFRRTPSWDRLELYNWANNLRQSLQSERLYHLMEERAISNAVATQSSLVHVPRNGKKKTQSKKRKAPQPTHQDPLGLLEMGGGLKQKGMLALEMVSSVGLVGLVASKIMHTGWSDGMCSVVASRRRNMEVGRLSMVLSF
- a CDS encoding kinase-like domain-containing protein, giving the protein MDGKRHPSSFQQLEKLGEGTYATVFKGRNRQTGELVALKEIHLDSEEGTPSTAIREISLMKELKHENIVGLHDVIHTENKLMLVFEYMDGDLKRYMDTHGDRGALKPTTIKSFMYQLLKGIDFCHQNRVLHRDLKPQNLLINSKGVLKLGDFGLARAFGIPVNTFSNEVVTLWYRAPDVLLGSRTYNTSIDIWSAGCIMAEMFTGRPLFPGTTNEDQIIRIFRIMGTPTERTWPGITQFPEYKPTFHMYATQDLRNILPAIDPNGIDLLQRMLQLRPELRISAHDALQHVWFNDLMMHPQQQALQAQARGYPQAVPTQGFEAY